Proteins encoded together in one Plasmodium cynomolgi strain B DNA, chromosome 9, whole genome shotgun sequence window:
- a CDS encoding hypothetical protein (putative): MKNEIRKIEHDYGIEYISERREKKREVFLAILTLTTYYLYCLYSGCKKGYVLLDEFQIFLFVLYISFIIIYLNNHHIERLFLVNNIGIQIERKSWFRHRLKFICISDIKSIFINEAIYIFEICPYLCITLRNNKLIVLFENFNLGMKSLVNIYRDVKRVIVRREKEEFIGVKAVEVKEQEKHGSREEQNCAVPNEVRSTNNPSSSEEENIFKLLNFSSCENYKMNDQVRERGKIKTYDIYINKKLALDIMNS; encoded by the exons atgaaaaatgaaataaggAAAATTGAGCATGACTATGGCATTGAATACATTTCAGAgcgaagggaaaagaaaagggaggTTTTCTTGGCCATACTAACTTTGACCACGTACTACCTGTATTGTCTCTACTCG GGATGCAAGAAGGGCTACGTTTTGCTGGAcgaatttcaaattttcctGTTTGTTCTATACATCTcgtttattataatataccTGAATAATCACCACATTG AAAGGCTATTCCTTGTGAACAACATTGGAATACAAATTGAGAGGAAAAGCTGGTTTCGACATCggttaaaatttatttgcataaGTGACataaaaagcatttttattaacgAG gccATATACATATTCGAGATCTGCCCTTATTTGTGCATCACGTTGCGGAACAATAAGCTCATCGTCCTGTTCGAG AACTTCAACCTAGGAATGAAAAGCCTCGTGAATATATACAGGGACGTGAAACGAGTAATCGTTCGTAGAGAGAAGGAGGAGTTTATAGGTGTCAAAGCTGTGGAAGTCAAAGAACAGGAAAAACACGGAAGtagggaagaacaaaattgcgCAGTCCCAAATGAGGTGCGCTCAACAAATAATCCCTCCTCGAgcgaagaggaaaatattttcaagcTCTTGAATTTTAGTTCGTgcgaaaattacaaaatgaatGATCAAGTTagagaaaggggaaaaataaaaacgtacgacatatacataaataaaaagttagcACTGGACATAATGAATAGttga
- a CDS encoding hypothetical protein (putative): protein MEKGSVIVHNKIKRREIDKSKNKDMNLIDNYGMSNHKNGTCNDRKVNSKNARSSKNNSEYKNINENHENDPFCYECYHGGNLICCDNCIRSYHIYCIGESEKPLPNYNYWYCPLCKRNGVSFDITLKRRKKLKTISVQLFTFSPPLPHINSTFEKKKEKVKQKSEGSKYTGQINVGENYQVSNVSTFFLNSHSEKYDEANKSELVYSPYLLERMKESYLSEGQYELVIKNDYELAIFIKELAKNWKCQLGWHPFTPEYAFKILHRVDYNPKKAIELLKSADFNFLEICDPPIRKYENKWRPRDKRGQISDSPYPSSELLQSYIKRSVEISLDEKKYNYHMNEKNRYYCEINKNNIIESSYPHERTRNALKKEMEEEEEDDDDDDEDDDEDDEEEELDEGEEEEGHAEEEEEEEEEEEDEDYEEDDKDDEEYYGEDYK, encoded by the exons ATGGAAAAGGGGTCTGTGATTGTgcacaacaaaataaaaagaagagaaataGACAAATCCAAAAACAAGGACATGAATTTAATAGATAATTACGGAATGagtaatcataaaaatggcacatgTAACGACAGAAAAgtaaatagtaaaaatgcAAGGTCCTCCAAAAACAACTCAGAATATAAGAACATTAATGAAAATCACGAGAATGATCCTTTTTGCTATGAGTGCTACCATGGGGGGAACTTAATTTGCTGTGACAACTGTATTAGGTCCTaccatatatat TGCATAGGCGAATCCGAAAAGCCACTGCCAAACTACAACTACTGGTACTGCCCCCTCTGTAAAAGAAACG GAGTATCTTTTGATATTACTttgaagaggagaaaaaagttaaaaacgATAAG tGTGCAACTTTTCACATTCTCCCCCCCACTACCACACATTAACAGCACattcgagaaaaaaaaagaaaaggtgaagcaGAAAAGCGAAGGAAGCAAATACACCGGTCAGATCAACGTGGGCGAGAATTACCAAGTGTCGAATGtctccaccttttttttaaatagtcATTCAGAGAAATACGATG AGGCCAACAAATCGGAGCTCGTTTACTCGCCCTACCTGTTGGAACGGATGAAAGAGAGTTACCTCAGCGAGGGACAGTACGAACTGGTCATTAAAAACGATTACGAActagccatttttataaaagaattAGCGAAAAATTGGAAGTGTCAACTCGGATGGCACCCATTTACACCAGAATACGCCTTCAAGATTTTACACCGCGTGGATTACAACCCTAAGAAGGCCATAGAATTGCTAAAAAGCGCtgactttaattttttag AAATATGCGACCCCCCCATTCGCAAATACGAAAACAAGTGGAGGCCACGAGATAAGCGCGGCCAAATATCAG ATTCGCCGTACCCCTCCTCGGAACTACTCCAAAGTTACATCAAGCGATCCGTCGAAATTTCCCTCGATGAGAAAAAGTATAACTACCACatgaatgagaaaaataggTACTACtgtgaaataaataaaaacaacataATAGAATCTAGCTACCCACACGAACGGACAAGGAACGCATTAAAGAAGGaaatggaggaggaagaagaagacgatgacgatgatgacgaggatgatgatgaagatgatgaagaagaagaattagacgaaggagaggaggaagagggacatgcggaagaagaagaggaggaagaagaagaggaagaggacgaAGATTATGAAGAAGACGACAAAGATGATGAAGAATACTATGGGGAggattataaataa
- a CDS encoding hypothetical protein (putative) → MGDYKRKIPIYNDYEKKKDLLKYSFLKDGEGEEEQRDLQKKHPTEEVQFISKYHKGQEEQKDVFREVKKRENMRDILTHRRDLSSSINKLKEDNSERYYAHEKKFPFLIDTTVKKPDITRSMQDVLNNVYEQDNAEKIQLSEDIKTKAVLLERRKELFLQELSGGELVDVHAELFLDPQKDYTYARNGHAYVCSRGGAVHP, encoded by the exons ATGGGCGAttacaaaaggaaaatcccCATCTATAACGATTacgagaaaaagaaagatctgttaaaatattcctttttaaaagatggagaaggagaggaggaacAAAGAGACCTCCAGAAAAAACACCCGACGGAGGAGGTCCAATTTATTAGTAAGTATCACAAAGGGCAAGAAGAACAGAAGGACGTTTTTCGAGAAG taaagaaaagggagaacaTGCGGGATATCCTGACCCACCGCCGGGATTTAAGTTCGTCTATC AACAAACTGAAGGAAGACAACAGCGAGAGGTACTACGCCCACGAGAAGAAGTTCCCCTTCCTCATCGACACGACTGTGAAGAAACCAGATATAACGAGAAGCATGCAAGATGTGCTAAATAACGTCTATG AACAGGATAATgctgaaaaaattcaattatCCGAGGACATTAAAACCAAAGCGGTGTTGCTTGAAAGGAGGAAGGAACTGTTTCTTCAGGAGTTAA gtGGTGGCGAGCTTGTGGACGTCCATGCGGAGCTGTTTTTAGACCCACAGAAAGATTACACGTACGCGAGAAATGGGCACGCATATGTGTGCTCGCGGGGAGGGGCGGTACACCCGTGA
- a CDS encoding dolichyl-phosphate b-D-mannosyltransferase (putative), which yields MMKYTWLLMLPLLCILISMTFAQKYSIILPTYNEKDNLPYVIYMIIKELKKKNIDFEIIVVDDNSEDKTGDVCKKLQSIFEEEKIVLLERKKKLGLGSAYMDALKIVSGNFVIIMDADLSHHPKYIYDFITKQKETNCDIVTGTRYNKQGGISGWSFKRVIISRVANFLSQFLLFTNLTDLTGSFRLYRTDVLREVIQLVQGRGYVFQMEVIVRAKKLGKKIEEVGYVFVDRMFGQSKLSSNEIFQYLFGLLRLFWTV from the coding sequence ATGATGAAATACACATGGCTCCTCATGCTGCCCCTTCTGTGCATCCTCATAAGCATGACGTTCGCACAGAAATACTCCATTATCCTGCCAACCTACAATGAGAAAGACAATTTGCCATACgtaatatatatgattataaaggaactgaaaaaaaaaaacatcgatTTTGAAATAATCGTAGTGGATGATAACAGTGAAGATAAGACAGGTGacgtgtgcaaaaaattgcaatccatatttgaagaagaaaaaatagtactcctagaaaggaagaaaaaactgggGTTAGGTTCTGCTTACATGGATGCTCTAAAAATCGTGTCAGGTAATTTTGTTATCATTATGGATGCTGATCTATCACACCATCCTAAGTACATATACGACTTCATAACGAAACAGAAAGAGACCAATTGTGATATCGTCACAGGGACTAGGTATAATAAACAAGGGGGAATATCAGGGTGGAGTTTCAAAAGAGTTATAATTAGTCGAGTGGCTAATTTCCTATCccaatttcttttatttactaACTTAACCGATTTGACTGGTTCGTTTAGGCTGTATAGAACAGACGTGCTTAGGGAAGTAATCCAGTTGGTGCAGGGACGTGGCTATGTATTCCAAATGGAAGTTATCGTACGGGCCAAGAAGTTGGGCAAGAAAATTGAGGAAGTTGGATACGTCTTTGTCGACCGGATGTTCGGTCAGTCCAAGTTATCGTCGAACGAGATTTTTCAATACCTCTTTGGCCTTTTGAGGCTCTTCTGGACTGTCTAG
- a CDS encoding hypothetical protein (putative) yields the protein MNEVKCISSRLKNLGIVKQGDFFVDRRVGIILRNLHSPSSSEHVLKNKEINRNKKQQIWMKKIHVKELPRKKFGNKLGTVAKMLYLRRVSGDGAEDRVLYTNKRAGDCGQSAHSDVFVRVGNNPAGESSDTQISHNGKSYTSTCRSNGPSPWHTENEQQHKPNGKEIIQLRSNENEVTSTRSSTNVRRMGNLSEHHPDKHLWDDICDELKYHLPFLQPYSITTALNYLSKVNYEEYNIFKLVAENVDERWIKNFNIKDLSQLLLSYSRLHTKYDSFVNLISRELLYKICFANMEEIALIAYSYTKMKIYDYEVFLHLCNETKRRLKKELTQSVGNCVDVTTDGSHSTVGIAHNERDGQLHRNCDKGGRLPREEHSSYPLEDTQRGGISQMRAIQQEMNKTETNDGEADPNWGHHNIGESSLQTDNTYSKKNLHKGSNFNATLTQLSRGETAQKDSERGPSKKYSHICLLTYCLGKNKHRDDELLGLISKYINVERINNIDVSNLSYAFSLFDFYEGRFFEQFCDKSRQIVHSAEPSQKVVIMSYLLKHPREEMLSVYVLYVKYMGDEMGQNDIYKESLLLNMCINSFSSDVFLNFLLNVVTCPGKDGNEPEKINQASFLLNFLVDYATFFMRKKKMCSRDYPKILNMLLKIFPIMGLPS from the exons ATGAATGAAGTAAAATGCATTTCGAGTCGTTTGAAAAACCTCGGAATTGTTAAACAaggtgatttttttgtaGATAGAAGGGTAGGCATCATTTTGAGAAATCTCCACAGCCCCTCATCCAGCGAAcatgtgttaaaaaataaagaaataaatcgAAATAAGAAGCAGCAAATATGGATGAAAAAGATACACGTAAAGGAATTGCCGCGAAAAAAGTTTGGAAATAAATTGGGAACAGTAGCAAAAATGCTATATTTGAGGCGTGTCAGTGGGGATGGAGCAGAAGATCGTGTCCTTTACACGAACAAGCGTGCTGGGGATTGTGGGCAAAGTGCTCATTCGGATGTGTTCGTACGTGTAGGAAACAATCCTGCTGGTGAATCAAGTGATACACAAATTAGTCATAACGGTAAGAGCTATACCAGCACGTGCCGCTCAAATGGGCCTAGCCCATGGCACACTGAGAATGAACAGCAACATAAACCGAACGGAAAAGAAATCATTCAACTTAGGAGTAACGAAAATGAAGTCACTTCAACCCGAAGTAGCACAAATGTGCGCAGAATGGGCAACCTGAGTGAACATCACCCTGATAAACACCTATGGGATGACATTTGCGATGAACTGAAGTACCATTTGCCGTTCCTTCAGCCGTATAGTATAACCACGGCTTTGAATTATCTATCCAAAGTGAACTATGAGGAATACAACATTTTCAAGCTAGTTGCAGAAAATGTAGATGAAAGATGgatcaaaaattttaacataaaagATCTCTCCCAACTGCTCTTGTCTTATTCAAGACTTCACACAAAATATGACtcatttgtaaatttaatTAGCAGAGAAttgttatataaaatatgcttTGCAAATATGGAGGAGATAGCTTTAATAGCCTATtcgtacacaaaaatgaaaatatacgATTATGaggtttttcttcatttgtgtaATGAGACAAAACGGAGGTTGAAGAAGGAGCTAACACAAAGTGTAGGCAACTGTGTTGATGTTACCACAGATGGTTCACATAGCACTGTAGGGATAGCTCATAACGAAAGAGATGGCCAACTGCATAGAAACTGCGATAAAGGGGGAAGGCTTCCCAGGGAAGAACATTCCTCTTACCCCTTGGAGGATACACAAAGAGGGGGGATTTCCCAGATGAGAGCAATTCAGCaagaaatgaataaaacGGAAACAAACGATGGTGAAGCAGACCCCAATTGGGGACACCACAACATAGGGGAATCATCCCTCCAAACGGATAATACTTACAGTAAGAAGAATCTACATAAGGGGTCAAATTTTAATGCCACCCTCACTCAGTTAAGTAGAGGAGAAACTGCACAAAAGGATAGCGAAAGAGGACCAAGCAAGAAATATTCCCACATTTGTCTGTTGACCTACTGCCTcgggaaaaacaaacatcGGGATGATGAACTCCTTGGCTTAATTtcgaaatatataaatgtagaAAGGATTAACAACATAGATGTAAGCAATTTGTCTTACGCATTTTCTCTGTTCGATTTTTATGAAGGCCGTTTTTTTGAGCAGTTCTGCGATAAGAGTCGCCAAATTGTGCATTCTGCGGAGCCTTCTCAGAAGGTAGTTATCATGTCATATCTTTTAAAACACCCGAGGGAAGAAATGCTAAGTGTGTATGTGTTGTATGTTAAATATATGGGCGACGAAATGGGACAGAATgacatatataaagaatCGCTCCTCCTGAACATGTGCATAAACAGCTTTTCGAGTGACGTATTTTTAAACTTCCTCCTTAATGTAGTAACTTGCCCAGGAAAGGATGGCAATGAGccggaaaaaataaatcaagcCAGTTTCCTGTTAAACTTTTTGGTTGACTacgcaactttttttatgagaaaaaagaaaatgtgctCACGTGATTATCCGAAGATTTTGAACATgctcttaaaaatttttcctatTATGG GGTTACCCTCCTGA
- a CDS encoding hypothetical protein (putative) yields the protein MDGGENEARISYHEYKRRLKKLTEEIKKEKKKTINKNKNSDNLTKLEEELSKLNAMYNLGNAEDGGEMNNSEKQKDHDSEANIHEDMKDGVTTTELYSYNAVSKKALRNIKRTQRKEMEIEKIEQSRSKIGELEYDELAECLKKVNKTIHPIAPDGNCLYESILHQLRQRVSGCKYHEEDFLNLLHEDRFSLDSVNLRDYQNGGLFDFRIFSDFDPQGLSSDILRFLAAVYILQNEEQFVHFVYATEGDEPAADTYFCYCEAIIKGVYGSEIEINALSKILKKKITVYDVNMKISYGEEHETELFICFHHKLYALGKHYNSVVDM from the exons ATGGATGGGGGAGAAAACGAAGCGCGCATCAGCTACCATGAGTACAAAAGGAGGCTGAAGAAACTCacggaggaaataaaaaaggaaaagaaaaaaacgattaacaaaaataaaaatagcgATAATTTGACCAAATTGGAAGAAGAACTGAGCAAGCTGAACGCCATGTACAATCTGGGCAATGCGGAGGATGGAGGCGAAATGAATAACTCGGAAAAGCAGAAAGATCACGATAGTGAGGCAAACATACATGAAGACATGAAGGATGGTGTAACTACCACGGAGCTATACTCATACAATGCAGTGTCGAAAAAGGCattaagaaatataaaaaggacaCAAAGAAAAGAGATGGAGATTGAAAAGATTGAGCAGTCGAGAAGCAAAATAGGAGAACTTGAATATGATGAATTGGCTGaatgtttgaaaaaagtaaataaaacgATCCACCCCATTGCTCCTGATGGGAATTGTCTATACGAATCGATTTTACACCAACTGAGACAGAGAGTAAGCGGATGTAAATATCACGAAGAAGACTTTTTGAATCTCCTACATGAGGACAGATTTTCTCTGGATAGTGTAAATTTGAGGGACTACCAAAACGGGGGTCTCTTTGACTTTCGCATTTTCTCCGATTTTGACCCACAGGGCTTGAGCAGTGACATCCTGCGCTTTCTCGCTGCGGTGTATATTTTGCAGAACGAGGAGCAGTTTGTTCACTTTGTGTATGCGACTGAGGGGGACGAGCCGGCTGCGG ACACCTACTTCTGTTATTGTGAGGCTATTATCAAGGGGGTTTACGG GAGCGAAATCGAAATCAATGCCCTCTCGAAAAtcttgaagaagaaaattacgGTCTATGAcgtaaatatgaaaatttcgtAT GGAGAGGAGCATGAAACTGAGCTGTTCATATGCTTCCACCATAAGCTGTACGCATTAG GGAAGCACTACAATTCCGTCGTTGACATGTGA
- a CDS encoding membrane skeletal protein (putative), producing the protein MDTTKSKSTSALSSESGTTNLSKYREMEHTSATKNGADGELSALSLKRSIPPFSRDRIYANGQTKETKLIDSANPDFVGKAIDTQTCIPQNKNKMTEIPELRFIDKIEYDPFVIEKLRYVPKQVTKYNIIEKPVIKNIVTEKKVDVLYVQEKISFKDQEIVEEVYHYVDKDNERILTDQGRPSPSGAVLPLRGMTQGECDSSTLCPYVNSDIRRNSIHHTNNHNDNRNSMGVASDGVLPPLLEPFGPQVNITENKIFENVFVPKVEKVVEVKKKIDIPINLPVPYIVPKPKIVDVDIPVFKFNDKYVPVPVRQRIIPKVTWTDRVYKVDCVVEKPYLVYHDIVKIVPTDTKISVREYPKGITKINPEELYEVDNLALWMRVNADLKEEKDALKRTQDNCSDHTCECSNSDSFEECSSTSELNSSQDGATTIKSSNENVLDTLPIHPGHPLEIVHLQNKWIKQDTTRMQELYQDGFFDAHRNAVFNLATRIPREAEIE; encoded by the coding sequence ATGGACACGACGAAAAGCAAAAGCACCAGCGCCCTAAGCAGCGAAAGCGGCACGACGAATTTGTCAAAATACCGCGAAATGGAACATACTTCGGCGACAAAAAATGGCGCAGACGGAGAACTGTCCGCCCTCTCACTGAAGAGAAGTATTCCACCTTTCAGCAGAGATCGCATCTACGCGAATGGCCAGACAAAAGAAACAAAGCTGATAGATAGCGCAAACCCCGACTTCGTAGGAAAGGCAATAGATACCCAAACTTGTATCCctcaaaacaaaaataaaatgacagAAATCCCCGAATTGAGGTTCATAGATAAAATTGAATATGACCCATTTGTCATCGAAAAGTTAAGGTATGTTCCAAAACAAGTTactaaatataatattatcgAAAAGCcagtaataaaaaacatcgtgacagaaaaaaaagtggatgtTCTATATGTTCAGGAGAAGATAAGTTTTAAAGACCAGGAAATTGTGGAGGAGGTTTATCACTACGTTGATAAGGATAACGAGAGGATCTTAACTGATCAGGGAAGACCATCCCCTAGTGGGGCCGTTTTACCCCTAAGGGGGATGACTCAGGGGGAGTGTGACTCATCGACGTTATGCCCCTACGTAAATAGCGACATCAGACGAAATAGTATTCATCATACCAACAACCATAATGATAACAGGAACAGTATGGGGGTTGCCTCAGATGGTGTGTTGCCCCCCCTACTGGAACCATTCGGACCGCAAGTAAACATAACAGAAAATAAGATATTCGAAAATGTGTTCGTACCAAAGGTGGAAAAAGTCGTtgaagtgaaaaagaaaatagacATACCGATCAATTTACCAGTTCCTTACATAGTTCCTAAACCGAAAATCGTAGATGTAGACATTCCCGTTTTTAAGtttaatgataaatatgTCCCCGTGCCAGTTCGACAAAGGATCATACCAAAGGTTACATGGACAGATAGAGTTTACAAAGTCGACTGTGTGGTGGAGAAGCCATATCTGGTCTATCACGACATAGTAAAAATTGTGCCAACTGATACGAAAATTTCCGTTAGAGAGTACCCAAAGGGAATAACTAAAATAAATCCCGAAGAATTATACGAAGTAGATAATTTGGCATTGTGGATGAGGGTAAATGCTGActtgaaagaagaaaaggacgCTTTGAAAAGAACACAAGACAATTGCTCAGATCATACATGTGAATGTTCCAACTCGGATTCGTTTGAGGAATGCTCTTCCACTTCAGAGTTGAATTCTTCCCAAGACGGGGCAACTACCATCAAGTCGTCTAATGAAAATGTTCTGGACACGCTTCCCATCCACCCGGGACACCCCCTCGAGATTGTTCACTTGCAGAATAAGTGGATCAAGCAGGACACAACGAGAATGCAGGAATTGTACCAGGATGGCTTCTTCGACGCACACAGAAATGCAGTGTTTAACTTGGCCACTCGAATTCCGCGAGAGGCAGAGATAGAG